The proteins below are encoded in one region of Doryrhamphus excisus isolate RoL2022-K1 chromosome 4, RoL_Dexc_1.0, whole genome shotgun sequence:
- the prxl2c gene encoding peroxiredoxin-like 2C isoform X1 codes for MADDVKLPITRQIQKESRESGVPPADVHLQAVEDCCIYDRHGMSIPFKSLYQNRKSIIIFVRNFLCYSCKEYVDDLSKIPKKVLEDAEVGLVVIGQSAHYHIVPFCSQTDYPHDIYVDPERIIYQKLGMKREEKFTVSAQPSPHVKSGVFMGQMKSIWRAMTSPVFDFQGDLHQQGGAIIAGPGSQVHFCHFNMNRLDHMPINWLLQLAGVQHIVNFSEKAKVIHV; via the exons ATGGCAGACGACGTAAAGTTGCCAATAACTCGACAAATCCAGAAAGAAAGCCGTGAAAGTGGAGTTCCTCCAGCCGACGTGCACCTCCAAGCTGTAGAAGATTGTTGTATTTATGACCGGCACGGAATGTCGATCCCGTTCAAGAGTTTatatcaaaacaggaagtccatcaTAATATTTGTGCGG AATTTCTTGTGCTACAGCTGTAAAGAATATGTGGATGATTTGAGCAAAATACCCAAAAAGGTGCTAGAG GATGCTGAGGTTGGTCTTGTTGTCATCGGCCAGTCTGCTCATTATCACATAGTT CCTTTCTGCTCGCAGACAGACTATCCTCATGACATCTATGTGGACCCTGAAAGGATAATCTACCAGAAGCTGGGGATGAAAAGAGAAGAGAAATTTACAGTATCAG CTCAACCAAGTCCTCATGTGAAGTCTGGTGTCTTCATGGGTCAAATGAAGAGCATATGGAGAGCTATGACTAGTCCTGTGTTCGACTTCCAGGGTGATCTTCATCAGCAAGGTGGAGCCATCATTGCAGGGCCAG GTTCTCAAGTGCATTTCTGCCATTTCAACATGAACCGTCTGGACCACATGCCCATAAACTGGCTCCTGCAACTAGCAGGAGTTCAGCACATTGTGAACTTTAGTGAGAAGGCAAAGGTCATCCATGTGTAG
- the prxl2c gene encoding peroxiredoxin-like 2C isoform X2: MADDVKLPITRQIQKESRESGVPPADVHLQAVEDCCIYDRHGMSIPFKSLYQNRKSIIIFVRDAEVGLVVIGQSAHYHIVPFCSQTDYPHDIYVDPERIIYQKLGMKREEKFTVSAQPSPHVKSGVFMGQMKSIWRAMTSPVFDFQGDLHQQGGAIIAGPGSQVHFCHFNMNRLDHMPINWLLQLAGVQHIVNFSEKAKVIHV; this comes from the exons ATGGCAGACGACGTAAAGTTGCCAATAACTCGACAAATCCAGAAAGAAAGCCGTGAAAGTGGAGTTCCTCCAGCCGACGTGCACCTCCAAGCTGTAGAAGATTGTTGTATTTATGACCGGCACGGAATGTCGATCCCGTTCAAGAGTTTatatcaaaacaggaagtccatcaTAATATTTGTGCGG GATGCTGAGGTTGGTCTTGTTGTCATCGGCCAGTCTGCTCATTATCACATAGTT CCTTTCTGCTCGCAGACAGACTATCCTCATGACATCTATGTGGACCCTGAAAGGATAATCTACCAGAAGCTGGGGATGAAAAGAGAAGAGAAATTTACAGTATCAG CTCAACCAAGTCCTCATGTGAAGTCTGGTGTCTTCATGGGTCAAATGAAGAGCATATGGAGAGCTATGACTAGTCCTGTGTTCGACTTCCAGGGTGATCTTCATCAGCAAGGTGGAGCCATCATTGCAGGGCCAG GTTCTCAAGTGCATTTCTGCCATTTCAACATGAACCGTCTGGACCACATGCCCATAAACTGGCTCCTGCAACTAGCAGGAGTTCAGCACATTGTGAACTTTAGTGAGAAGGCAAAGGTCATCCATGTGTAG